The DNA sequence CCCATTTAGCACCAAATTTTTTTACATCGAACAAATCGGCACCTTTTCCAACTTCTTCATCGGGAGTAAATCCAATGGCTATTCTTCCATGTTTAATTTCGGGATTCTGTAATAAATATTCCGCAGCGGTTACTATTTCTGCAATTCCGGCTTTATCGTCAGCTCCTAGTAAGGTTGTTCCATCGGTAGTTATTAAAGTTTCTCCCATGTGATCTTTAAGCTCAGGAAATTCAGTAACTTTTAATGTAAAACCGGTGGCTTCATTTAAAAGTAAATCATTACCATCATAATTCTTCCAAATTTTAGGTTTTACGTTTTCTCCTGAAAAATCAGGTGAAGTATCATAATGAGATATAAATCCCACGGTTGGTATTTCTTGAGAACTGTTTGAAGGAATAAAACCCATAACATAACCGTTTTCATCAATGGAAACATTTTCCAATCCTATGGATTTTAATTCATTGAAAATGTAGTTGGCTATATTCCATTGTCTTTCAGTACTAGGTATTTTTTCTATACCTGCTTCGCTGGTAGAATGAAAGCTAACATATTTTAAAAAACGATTAAGAAGTTTATCTTCCCATTGTGAGGTTAAATTTGTTGACATTATTTAATAGATAGTGATAATTTCATCAAATTTATAAAAAAATATATTTGTTATTAAAAGATTTAATAAATGATATAGATGAACACTTAAACTTTTTATTGAGTCTAATGGAATTTAATCATTTAATTAGTTATATTTTTAATTAAAATCTTTGGATTTTAATTTGAATGAAAACCCATATTCCCTAAAATTTAGTATAAAATATAAAAAATAATATAAATACTCACGTTGTAAATAATTTTCCTTTAATGAAGTAAATATATTTTTTTAAGAAATATTATTCAGAAAATGACCGAAGAAATCCTTTTTAGTTTTTAAATATTCTAAATTTTCTTTTTCCGGATTAATTTCAAGAGGGATTCTATGGATTAATTTAATCGAACTATCTTTTATAAACGATATCTTTTCCGGATTATTAGTTAATAAATTTACAGATTGGATACCCAAGTCCTCCAAAATTTCCACGGCAATTTTAAAATCTCTTGCATCGGCTGGAAATCCTAATTCAATATTAGCTTCAGCAGTATTGAGACCTTTATCTTGAAGATTGTATGCTTTGAGTTTGTTGATAATTCCGATATTTCTACCTTCTTGTCTTAAATAAAGGAGAACCCCTCCATTTTCATGAATATATTTCATGGCCGCATCTAATTGCTTTCCACAATCACATCGTTTCGAATGAAATAAGTCCCCTGTAATGCATTCAGAATGTATACGAATATTTACGGTTTTACTTAAATCCGTATTTTTACTGATCATTGCCAGATGAGGCATCCAATCGTTTTCATTTTCCGAATATGCTATTATTTCGAATTCTCCCCATTCGGTGGGTAAATTAGCTTCCGCTTGTCTTTTCATCTTCATTATTTACAAATAGCAAAATTAATACAATTATTGATATGTGAAATTGGCAGTATTCATTAACTTTATTTAGGATAAATCTAAATGAGTAACTATATAGCAATCAATTTTTAACCTAAAAGCAGTATCTTTGTAAGTACAAATAAATTAATTTATGACAAAAATTTTAATTGTTGAAGATGAGGGAACTATACGAAGAGTTTTAAAAAACATACTGCTTGATGAAAATAAAAAATTTGAGATTGATGAAGCTAAAGATGGATTGGAAGCTAAGCAATTAATTGACAAGAATGAATATGACCTCGTAATTTGTGATATCAAAATGCCAAAGATGGACGGTGAGGAATTATTATGTCAGGTCATGAAAGAAAAACCTTTATTGCCCTTTATTATGATTTCGGGACACGGTACTATTGAAATTGCAGTTGATTGTATTAAAAAAGGGGCTTTTGATTATATTTCCAAACCCCCGGATTTAGGCAGGTTATTAAGTGCAGTAAGAAACGCATTGGATAAGAAAAATTTGATCACTGAAAACCAAAAGCTATTTTCTCAGAATAAAATACTAAAGAAGAAAGTAAGCAAGAAGTATGAAATGATCGGAAATTCTAAAAAGCTAAACGAAATTAAAGAAATAATTGATAAAATAGCTGCAAAAGATGCCAAGGTATTAATTACCGGTCCCAATGGT is a window from the Apibacter sp. B3706 genome containing:
- the ribA gene encoding GTP cyclohydrolase II; its protein translation is MKRQAEANLPTEWGEFEIIAYSENENDWMPHLAMISKNTDLSKTVNIRIHSECITGDLFHSKRCDCGKQLDAAMKYIHENGGVLLYLRQEGRNIGIINKLKAYNLQDKGLNTAEANIELGFPADARDFKIAVEILEDLGIQSVNLLTNNPEKISFIKDSSIKLIHRIPLEINPEKENLEYLKTKKDFFGHFLNNIS